In one window of Cellulophaga sp. HaHa_2_95 DNA:
- the ppk1 gene encoding polyphosphate kinase 1: protein MIKSKNQYINREISWLQFNKRVLQETADKKVPLIERLRFLGIFSNNLDEFFKVRYATVKRIVEAGKTGKSVLGGEIAKDLLEQITNIVIKQQTESLKILGEIEKELESKDIYIINEKEITPKQAEFIKTYFANQVSPVLMTIILNDLREFPVLKDTAAYLAIKMVLKPETDLKNSENRYALIEIPKGIDRFVVLPKEDGKDYIIILDDLIRYCLGSIFNMFEYKSISAHMIKITRDAELDMDNDLSKSFIEKISSSVEHRKTSDPVRFVYDKSIAKDTLNFLKEKMNIEDTDSVIPGGRYHNRRDYMGFPSLGRQDLLYDKITPLPVKGLSMEGSLFEPIATKDFLQYTPYHTFSYIIKFLREAALDPKVKTIKITVYRLANNSQVAASLINAVKNGKQVTVQIELQARFDEQANIEYAEQLQAEGVKLIFGVPGLKVHSKICLIEREENDIIKRYGFISTGNFNEATARIYTDYTLFTANEDILKELNKVFDFFETTYKINKYKHLIVSPHYTKNVFKKLIDIEIANAKAGKEAYIKIKMNSFTSYKMVDKLYEASNAGVKIQLIVRGICCLIPGVKGMSENIEAISVVDKFLEHPRSFIFGNNGDPKIFITSADWMTRNLDYRVEVGCPIYDKDIKQELIDTFEISWSDNLKARIFSQKQDNAYKKIKGPEVRSQFALYDYYKAKLES, encoded by the coding sequence ATGATAAAAAGTAAGAATCAATATATTAATCGCGAAATTAGCTGGTTGCAATTTAATAAACGTGTGTTGCAAGAAACTGCGGATAAGAAGGTGCCTTTAATTGAAAGGTTGCGCTTTTTAGGTATTTTTTCTAACAACTTAGATGAATTTTTTAAGGTTCGTTATGCTACGGTAAAGCGTATTGTGGAGGCTGGTAAAACAGGTAAAAGTGTTTTGGGTGGTGAGATTGCTAAAGATTTGCTAGAGCAGATAACAAACATTGTAATCAAACAGCAAACAGAAAGTTTAAAGATTCTTGGTGAAATTGAAAAAGAACTTGAATCTAAAGACATTTACATTATAAATGAGAAAGAAATAACTCCTAAGCAGGCTGAATTTATAAAAACATATTTTGCCAATCAGGTGAGTCCTGTTTTAATGACCATCATTTTAAATGATTTAAGGGAGTTTCCAGTATTGAAGGATACTGCAGCATATTTGGCTATAAAAATGGTGTTAAAACCAGAAACAGATCTTAAGAACTCTGAGAATAGGTATGCTTTAATAGAGATTCCTAAGGGAATAGATCGTTTTGTTGTATTGCCAAAAGAAGATGGTAAAGATTATATTATAATCTTAGATGACCTTATTCGCTATTGTTTAGGGAGTATTTTCAACATGTTTGAATACAAGTCTATTTCTGCTCATATGATAAAAATAACTCGTGATGCAGAGTTAGACATGGATAACGACTTAAGTAAGAGTTTTATTGAAAAAATATCGAGCAGTGTAGAGCATCGGAAAACGAGTGACCCCGTTCGTTTTGTGTACGATAAGAGTATCGCAAAAGACACCCTTAATTTTCTAAAAGAGAAAATGAATATTGAGGATACAGATAGTGTTATTCCGGGTGGAAGGTATCACAACCGTAGAGATTATATGGGTTTCCCTAGTTTGGGAAGGCAAGATCTCCTCTATGATAAAATTACACCGTTACCTGTTAAAGGTTTAAGTATGGAAGGTAGTTTGTTTGAACCTATTGCAACGAAAGACTTTTTGCAATACACTCCGTATCATACATTTTCATATATCATTAAGTTTTTGCGGGAGGCTGCTTTAGATCCAAAAGTGAAAACCATAAAGATTACCGTGTATCGCCTTGCAAATAATTCTCAGGTAGCGGCATCATTAATTAATGCTGTTAAAAATGGAAAACAAGTTACGGTTCAAATAGAACTTCAGGCACGTTTTGATGAACAGGCCAATATTGAGTATGCAGAGCAATTACAAGCCGAAGGTGTTAAATTAATATTTGGAGTTCCGGGATTAAAAGTACACAGTAAAATTTGTTTAATAGAGCGTGAGGAGAATGATATTATAAAACGATATGGTTTTATTAGTACAGGTAATTTTAACGAAGCTACTGCGCGTATCTATACAGATTATACCTTGTTTACCGCTAACGAGGATATTTTAAAAGAGTTGAATAAGGTGTTCGATTTCTTTGAGACTACCTACAAGATTAATAAATACAAACATTTAATAGTTTCTCCACATTATACGAAAAATGTATTTAAAAAACTGATTGACATAGAAATTGCCAATGCAAAGGCGGGAAAGGAAGCGTACATTAAAATAAAGATGAATAGCTTTACTTCGTATAAAATGGTTGACAAATTATATGAAGCTAGTAATGCAGGGGTTAAAATCCAATTAATTGTCCGTGGTATTTGTTGCTTGATTCCTGGTGTAAAAGGAATGAGTGAAAATATTGAAGCCATCAGTGTGGTAGATAAATTTTTAGAGCACCCTAGATCGTTTATTTTTGGGAATAACGGGGATCCCAAAATATTTATTACTTCTGCAGATTGGATGACTAGAAACTTAGACTATAGAGTAGAGGTAGGTTGTCCTATTTATGATAAAGATATTAAGCAGGAGCTGATAGACACTTTTGAGATTTCATGGAGTGATAATTTAAAAGCACGTATTTTTTCTCAGAAACAGGACAATGCATACAAAAAGATAAAAGGCCCAGAAGTCCGTTCTCAATTTGCACTATATGATTATTACAAAGCAAAATTAGAATCTTAA
- a CDS encoding DNA polymerase III subunit gamma/tau, whose product MEPFVVSARKYRPQTFKDVVGQQAITNTLLNAIENNHLAQALLFCGPRGVGKTTCARILAKKINEDGEQHPDEDYAFNIFELDAASNNSVDDIRSLTDQVRIPPQVGKYKVYIIDEVHMLSQSAFNAFLKTLEEPPKHAIFILATTEKHKIIPTILSRCQIFDFKRITVKDAAEYLKYIAENQGIEAEDDALHIIAQKADGAMRDALSIFDRVVSFAGKKLTRKAVTENLNVLDYDTYFGATDLILEHNIPGLLVQFNDTLAKGFDGHHFITGLASHFRDLMVCQHPSTIALLEVGDEAKRLYLEQSKKTSSSFLMKAIDIANDCDIKYKSSKNQRLLVELSLMKLSSIDYDGEKKNPNTVTNEDYIIPASFFKSEHFKKGTANSTKANHDTLVTTSELPKIVDEKIDATAPILDTPEGTTTVDRAESYTSQENLSEQKVEEATPDGLEEEKKPVAKLSINTPKSRVSGLSLSSLRIKKEHQLNRKETVIDESKLPRSPFSEEDMQKHWADFVHKIDIDGRKILASNLNSDTPKLRDNFTIWIELPNGTMKKEIEREQFDLMEYLRSKLNNHFIKLQITVNETTSTKFAFTPEEKYEKLRAKNPAIDLLRREFDLDL is encoded by the coding sequence TTGGAACCTTTTGTAGTATCGGCACGAAAATATAGACCGCAAACATTTAAAGATGTAGTTGGGCAGCAAGCTATTACCAATACGCTGTTAAATGCTATTGAAAATAATCATTTAGCACAAGCTTTATTATTTTGTGGCCCTAGAGGCGTAGGAAAAACTACCTGTGCTCGTATTTTGGCTAAGAAAATTAATGAAGATGGTGAACAGCATCCCGATGAGGACTATGCATTCAACATTTTTGAGTTAGATGCCGCATCTAACAACTCTGTAGATGACATTCGTAGTTTAACAGATCAGGTTCGTATACCACCACAGGTCGGAAAATATAAAGTTTATATTATAGATGAGGTTCACATGCTTTCACAATCTGCATTTAATGCTTTTTTGAAAACATTAGAAGAGCCACCAAAGCACGCAATTTTCATATTAGCAACTACTGAAAAGCATAAAATAATTCCTACTATCTTATCGCGTTGTCAAATTTTTGATTTCAAAAGAATAACGGTTAAAGATGCTGCAGAATACCTAAAGTATATCGCAGAGAATCAAGGAATTGAAGCTGAAGATGATGCTTTACACATTATTGCCCAAAAAGCAGATGGCGCTATGCGAGACGCTTTATCCATTTTCGATAGAGTCGTTAGTTTTGCAGGCAAAAAACTAACCCGTAAAGCCGTTACAGAAAATTTAAATGTCTTAGATTACGATACCTATTTTGGAGCTACAGATTTAATATTAGAACACAATATACCTGGATTACTAGTACAGTTTAATGACACGCTTGCAAAAGGATTTGATGGTCATCACTTTATAACAGGACTAGCATCACATTTTAGAGATTTAATGGTATGCCAGCATCCATCTACGATAGCGTTGTTAGAAGTTGGTGACGAAGCCAAGAGATTATACCTAGAACAATCCAAAAAGACTTCTAGCAGCTTTCTAATGAAAGCCATAGATATAGCTAATGATTGTGACATTAAGTATAAGTCCAGTAAAAATCAGCGGCTCCTAGTAGAACTATCCCTCATGAAATTATCCTCTATCGATTACGATGGAGAAAAAAAAAATCCTAATACCGTAACAAACGAAGATTATATTATTCCAGCTTCCTTTTTTAAAAGTGAACACTTTAAAAAAGGAACAGCAAATAGCACGAAAGCAAATCATGACACCTTAGTCACCACCAGCGAATTACCGAAAATTGTTGATGAAAAGATTGATGCGACTGCTCCTATTTTAGATACTCCTGAAGGAACAACAACAGTAGACCGCGCAGAATCATATACCTCTCAAGAGAATCTATCTGAACAAAAAGTAGAAGAAGCTACTCCTGATGGTCTTGAAGAAGAAAAAAAGCCCGTAGCAAAATTATCAATTAATACACCTAAAAGCAGAGTTTCTGGGCTATCGTTATCTAGCTTGCGTATAAAAAAAGAGCATCAACTTAACAGAAAGGAAACGGTTATTGATGAAAGCAAACTCCCGAGATCTCCTTTCTCAGAGGAAGATATGCAAAAACATTGGGCAGATTTTGTTCATAAAATAGATATTGATGGACGAAAAATATTGGCCTCTAACCTTAATAGCGATACGCCAAAACTGAGAGATAATTTCACCATTTGGATTGAACTTCCCAATGGCACCATGAAAAAAGAAATTGAGCGGGAACAGTTTGATTTAATGGAATACTTACGTTCAAAACTAAACAACCATTTTATTAAATTACAAATTACTGTAAACGAAACTACTTCCACTAAATTCGCCTTTACTCCTGAAGAAAAATATGAAAAACTAAGGGCCAAAAACCCTGCAATAGATCTATTAAGACGTGAGTTTGATTTAGATTTGTAG
- a CDS encoding tRNA-(ms[2]io[6]A)-hydroxylase, whose product MLGLKLPTDPRWVNIVEKNIDEILTDHAYCEQKAAATAISLIVSFPEYTELVQEMIALVREEMGHFKMVHDRIIARGQILGRDRKDEYVVQLLKFFPKGGSRTTQLVHRLLYAGLIEARSCERFRLLSEELEDKELADFYHKLMISEAGHYTMFLKYARQYGDRNEVSQKWEDLLVHEANIMKDLSKSGSIHG is encoded by the coding sequence ATGCTAGGATTAAAACTACCAACAGATCCAAGATGGGTTAATATTGTTGAAAAGAATATAGATGAAATATTAACAGATCACGCCTATTGCGAGCAGAAAGCAGCCGCTACCGCTATATCTTTAATTGTATCTTTTCCTGAATACACGGAACTTGTACAAGAAATGATAGCTTTAGTTCGTGAAGAAATGGGACATTTTAAAATGGTTCATGATCGCATTATCGCTAGAGGTCAAATTCTTGGACGTGATCGAAAGGATGAATACGTAGTGCAATTGTTGAAATTTTTCCCAAAAGGTGGCAGTAGAACTACACAGTTAGTACATAGACTTCTCTATGCAGGACTTATTGAAGCTAGAAGCTGTGAAAGATTCCGTTTACTATCCGAAGAGTTAGAAGATAAGGAGTTAGCTGATTTCTACCACAAGTTAATGATTAGCGAAGCAGGCCATTATACCATGTTTTTAAAATACGCTAGGCAATACGGTGACCGCAATGAGGTAAGTCAAAAATGGGAAGACCTTTTAGTACACGAAGCCAACATTATGAAAGACTTAAGTAAAAGCGGCAGTATTCACGGCTAA
- a CDS encoding Ppx/GppA phosphatase family protein: MKVRKFAAIDIGSNAIRLLTHNIIEEKNKVTLFRKSALVRVPVRLGEDSFTVGEITDRNADRIVNTMKAFKLLMDVAGVENYMACATSAMREANNGLEIIKRVKDEADITIELIDGKREAAIIASTDLKQLMQKDKSYLYIDVGGGSTEFTVFTQGKILISKSFKLGTVRLLNNMVGEATWKKLEDWIKEHVRNIPDVSIIGSGGNINKLHKISGRKEGEPLSSIWLKAQYSFLESLTYDERISELGLNPDRADVIIPATKIFLSAAKWSGAKKIHVPKIGLSDGIIKTLYYDTNAKKP, translated from the coding sequence TTGAAAGTAAGAAAATTTGCAGCAATTGATATTGGTTCAAACGCTATCCGATTGTTGACACACAACATTATAGAAGAGAAAAACAAGGTCACTCTTTTTCGTAAAAGTGCTTTAGTACGGGTTCCGGTGCGTTTAGGGGAAGATTCTTTTACGGTAGGAGAAATTACGGATCGTAACGCAGACCGTATTGTTAATACGATGAAGGCTTTTAAGTTGTTAATGGATGTTGCTGGTGTAGAGAACTATATGGCTTGTGCTACTTCTGCGATGCGCGAAGCAAATAATGGTTTAGAGATTATAAAGCGTGTTAAAGACGAAGCGGATATTACAATTGAGTTAATAGATGGAAAACGTGAAGCTGCAATCATTGCTTCTACAGATCTTAAGCAGCTAATGCAAAAAGATAAGTCTTATTTATATATTGATGTAGGAGGAGGAAGTACAGAATTTACAGTGTTTACACAGGGTAAAATATTGATTTCTAAATCATTTAAGTTAGGAACAGTGCGTTTGCTAAATAATATGGTAGGCGAAGCAACTTGGAAAAAATTAGAAGATTGGATTAAAGAACATGTTCGGAATATTCCTGATGTATCTATTATTGGTTCAGGAGGTAATATCAATAAATTGCATAAAATTTCTGGACGCAAAGAGGGGGAGCCTTTATCATCAATTTGGTTAAAAGCGCAGTACAGCTTTTTAGAGAGTCTTACGTATGACGAGCGTATTTCTGAACTTGGTTTAAACCCGGATAGGGCAGATGTTATTATACCGGCAACTAAGATATTTCTTTCTGCTGCAAAGTGGAGCGGTGCAAAAAAAATACACGTTCCTAAAATAGGATTATCTGACGGTATTATAAAAACGCTTTATTACGATACGAACGCGAAGAAACCTTAG
- a CDS encoding RsmD family RNA methyltransferase: MRIISGKHRGRRLTAPSKLPVRPTTDMAKEGLFNILHNNYYLPDISVLDLFSGTGNIAFEFGSRGCTTITAVDADQGCVKFITETTEKLELPISTIKSDVFNYLEKTTTKHHIIFADPPYDLAIEDFEKIPELVFSRELLLEDGLLIVEHSKHTDLSKLPHFNKQRKYGGSVFSFFE; encoded by the coding sequence ATGCGAATAATATCAGGAAAACACCGAGGAAGAAGATTAACAGCTCCATCAAAACTACCCGTTAGACCAACAACCGATATGGCTAAGGAAGGTTTGTTCAATATCTTACATAACAATTATTACTTACCTGATATTTCTGTTTTAGATTTATTTTCAGGAACAGGAAATATTGCTTTTGAGTTTGGCTCTAGAGGATGTACAACAATTACAGCCGTAGATGCTGATCAAGGCTGTGTCAAATTTATAACCGAGACTACAGAAAAGCTAGAATTACCTATCTCTACCATCAAAAGCGATGTGTTTAATTACCTAGAAAAAACAACAACGAAGCATCATATTATTTTTGCAGACCCTCCTTATGATTTAGCCATTGAAGATTTTGAAAAAATTCCTGAATTGGTATTTTCTAGAGAACTTCTTTTAGAAGATGGGTTATTAATCGTAGAACACTCAAAACATACTGATTTATCTAAGCTACCCCACTTTAATAAGCAAAGAAAATATGGCGGTAGCGTATTTAGTTTTTTTGAGTAA
- a CDS encoding histidine phosphatase family protein produces MKTIYLMRHGKSTWEYAVSDRDRPLKERGIKDAHAVGETLSEWQLPIDAAFSSPANRALHTAMIVLKELDFSLHKFQISNDLYDFSGESVLEFIKELNNDLNSVFIFGHNHAFTEIANSLGSQFIDNVPTAGFVQLSFDVEHWKTIAKGKTERTLVPKYLRK; encoded by the coding sequence TTGAAGACTATTTATTTAATGCGTCACGGCAAATCTACTTGGGAATATGCTGTTTCGGATAGAGACAGGCCGTTAAAAGAACGTGGTATCAAAGATGCCCATGCCGTGGGCGAAACACTTAGTGAATGGCAGTTACCTATAGATGCTGCATTTTCTAGTCCAGCAAATAGGGCTTTACATACAGCTATGATAGTTCTAAAGGAATTAGATTTTTCTTTACATAAATTTCAGATTTCGAATGATTTGTATGATTTTTCAGGAGAATCCGTACTTGAATTTATAAAAGAATTAAATAATGACCTCAATAGTGTTTTTATTTTTGGTCATAATCACGCCTTTACCGAAATTGCAAATTCATTAGGGAGTCAGTTTATTGATAATGTACCCACAGCTGGTTTTGTTCAGCTTAGTTTTGATGTAGAACATTGGAAAACTATTGCAAAAGGAAAAACAGAAAGAACTTTAGTGCCAAAATATCTTAGAAAATGA
- a CDS encoding DUF4126 domain-containing protein produces MTTETILSIFLGIGLAASVGFRVFLPLFALSLASYFNLWELNHSWQWIGSLAAVVALGVATLVEIFAYFIPWVDNLLDSAAVPLAAIAGTAVMVSTVANLDPVVTWSLAIIAGGGTATAIKGASATTRLASTTTTGGLANPIVSTVETGTAMVVTTASIFAPIIAGVLVVIILAVIFWIYRKIRPRRA; encoded by the coding sequence ATGACAACCGAAACAATACTGAGTATTTTTTTAGGGATAGGGCTTGCAGCTTCTGTAGGATTTAGAGTTTTCTTGCCTCTATTTGCCTTAAGCTTAGCTTCTTATTTTAACCTTTGGGAACTAAATCATAGTTGGCAATGGATAGGTAGTTTGGCGGCGGTTGTGGCGCTAGGTGTTGCTACATTAGTAGAAATATTTGCCTACTTCATTCCTTGGGTAGATAACCTTTTAGATAGTGCAGCTGTACCTTTAGCGGCAATAGCAGGTACTGCGGTAATGGTATCTACGGTTGCAAATTTAGATCCTGTTGTTACGTGGTCATTAGCCATCATAGCTGGTGGTGGTACTGCAACCGCCATCAAGGGAGCTTCTGCAACAACTAGACTAGCATCTACCACAACTACAGGCGGATTAGCGAACCCTATAGTATCTACGGTAGAAACAGGTACAGCAATGGTGGTCACCACGGCATCAATATTTGCTCCAATAATTGCAGGTGTATTAGTTGTGATTATCTTAGCTGTTATTTTCTGGATTTATAGAAAAATTAGACCTAGAAGAGCTTAA
- a CDS encoding DUF3822 family protein → MTKKIEINSTNSELSYKKLSIQISLNGLSFCVLDSVENSIITQEYISFKEEVIPFQLLKNLKEALEKFEITKMSFSNITVIHRNPLFTLVPKALFNPEELPNYLKFNAKILANDQIAYDEIKNYDIVNIYVPYTNVNNYIYELFGEFDYKHSGTILIESLLNNFTGGKEPICYAHITDQQVDITVISNKNLLFYNNFTFDSKEDFIYYILFTIEQLKLDAETIKLRLFGSIEEGDELYNLIYTYVRNVDVFIPSNLSQHINDQDKKTIDFTTLSAF, encoded by the coding sequence ATGACAAAAAAGATAGAAATTAATAGTACTAACTCTGAATTGAGTTATAAAAAATTGTCCATTCAGATTAGTTTGAATGGACTTTCTTTTTGTGTCTTAGATTCAGTTGAAAATAGCATTATAACACAGGAATACATATCTTTTAAAGAAGAAGTGATTCCTTTTCAACTTTTAAAGAACTTAAAAGAAGCCCTTGAAAAGTTTGAGATTACCAAAATGTCTTTTTCTAACATTACGGTAATACATAGAAATCCGCTTTTTACCTTGGTCCCAAAGGCACTATTCAACCCAGAAGAATTACCAAATTACCTTAAGTTTAACGCTAAAATCTTAGCAAACGACCAAATCGCTTACGATGAAATTAAGAATTATGACATTGTAAACATCTATGTACCTTATACAAACGTCAATAATTACATTTACGAACTCTTTGGGGAGTTTGATTATAAGCATAGCGGAACCATCCTTATTGAAAGTTTACTAAATAACTTTACAGGCGGAAAAGAACCTATTTGTTACGCCCATATTACAGATCAACAAGTAGATATTACGGTAATTTCAAATAAAAATCTTCTATTCTATAACAACTTTACATTTGATTCTAAAGAAGATTTCATATACTATATTTTATTTACTATTGAACAATTAAAACTTGATGCGGAAACCATAAAACTAAGGTTATTTGGCAGCATTGAAGAAGGAGATGAGCTCTACAATCTTATCTATACTTATGTTAGAAATGTTGATGTTTTTATACCATCAAACCTTTCTCAGCACATAAATGACCAGGATAAAAAAACAATTGATTTCACTACACTAAGCGCTTTTTAA
- the pdxH gene encoding pyridoxamine 5'-phosphate oxidase, which yields MQKDLGGYRKTYEKSELTEERISDNPMELFQKWFYETEASDGVEEPNAMTVSTIGLDGFPKSRVVLLKKYTHEGFIFYTNYDSEKGKAIANNSKVCVSFFWPFMERQIIIKGVAEKIPENLSDGYFESRPDGSKLGAIVSEQSAVIASREVLEGKLKELEKEYETKEILRPKNWGGYIVKPISMEFWQGRPNRLHDRIRFSLENIDWKIDRLAP from the coding sequence ATGCAAAAAGATTTAGGAGGCTACAGAAAAACATACGAAAAAAGCGAGCTCACGGAAGAGCGTATTTCGGACAATCCCATGGAACTATTTCAAAAATGGTTCTATGAGACAGAAGCATCTGATGGGGTAGAAGAACCAAATGCGATGACAGTTTCTACTATTGGTTTAGATGGTTTCCCTAAGAGTAGAGTTGTATTGCTAAAAAAATATACGCACGAAGGGTTTATATTTTATACTAATTATGATAGTGAAAAAGGAAAAGCTATAGCAAACAATTCTAAAGTCTGTGTTTCTTTTTTCTGGCCTTTTATGGAACGTCAAATTATTATCAAAGGTGTGGCAGAGAAAATTCCTGAAAATTTATCTGATGGGTATTTTGAATCGCGTCCTGATGGTAGCAAGCTTGGTGCTATAGTTTCAGAACAGAGTGCAGTAATTGCTTCTAGAGAGGTATTGGAAGGGAAGCTTAAAGAACTAGAAAAAGAATACGAAACTAAAGAAATTTTGCGTCCTAAGAATTGGGGCGGATACATCGTGAAGCCGATCTCTATGGAGTTCTGGCAAGGGAGACCTAATAGATTGCATGACCGTATCAGATTTTCCTTAGAGAATATCGATTGGAAAATAGATAGGCTAGCCCCGTAA
- a CDS encoding ATP-dependent RecD-like DNA helicase, protein MKAIDSASFYKILKEKFPHDPTHAQSHALKDLADFVLSKEKNTVYLLKGFAGTGKTTIIGTIVTNLWNTKMKTVMMAPTGRAAKVMSNYSKTSALTIHRKIYFPKKERGGGVKFVLAPNKHRDTIFIVDEASMIPDAPADSKLFENGSLLDDLMQFVYSGHGCKLILIGDTAQLPPVRLDISPALDAGKLGLNYNKEVSVLELDQVVRQAGDSGILYNATNLREQLQSEFYDDFKFDVAPFKDIVRLIEGNEILEAIEDSYSQNGKEETAFIVRSNKRANLYNENIRQRILYLENEISVGDYMMVVKNNYFWLKPESEAGFIANGDIIEVLEIYSIKELYTFKFAEVSVKMVDYPNQKPFDTVLLLDTITAEAPSLPYEDGNRLYQEVLLDYENETSKYKKFLAVKNNPFFNALQVKFSYAITCHKSQGGQWDTVFVEQPYMPNGMDKENMRWLYTAVTRAKNKLYLIGFKKDFFLDSE, encoded by the coding sequence ATGAAAGCTATAGATTCTGCTTCTTTTTATAAAATTTTAAAAGAAAAATTTCCTCACGATCCTACACATGCTCAAAGTCATGCTCTAAAAGATTTAGCAGACTTTGTGCTATCTAAAGAGAAAAATACGGTTTACCTATTAAAAGGCTTTGCTGGAACTGGTAAAACTACTATTATAGGTACCATCGTTACTAACCTGTGGAATACCAAGATGAAAACGGTTATGATGGCGCCAACAGGCAGGGCTGCCAAGGTAATGTCTAACTATTCTAAGACTTCAGCGCTCACCATTCACAGAAAAATATATTTTCCAAAAAAGGAGCGTGGAGGAGGTGTAAAATTTGTTTTAGCACCAAATAAGCATAGGGATACCATATTTATTGTAGATGAAGCTTCTATGATTCCTGATGCACCAGCAGATTCTAAGTTGTTTGAGAATGGATCTTTATTAGACGATCTTATGCAATTTGTGTACTCTGGTCATGGTTGTAAACTTATTTTAATAGGTGATACAGCACAGTTACCTCCTGTGCGATTAGATATTAGTCCCGCTTTAGATGCAGGAAAATTAGGCTTAAATTACAATAAAGAAGTTTCTGTATTAGAATTAGACCAGGTAGTAAGGCAAGCAGGAGATTCTGGTATTCTCTATAACGCCACTAATTTGCGCGAACAATTACAAAGTGAATTTTATGATGATTTTAAATTTGATGTAGCTCCTTTTAAAGATATCGTTCGACTTATAGAAGGCAACGAAATTTTAGAGGCCATAGAAGATTCTTATTCTCAGAATGGTAAAGAGGAAACAGCTTTTATTGTTCGTTCTAACAAACGTGCAAATCTTTATAACGAAAATATTAGACAGCGCATTTTATACCTAGAGAATGAAATATCTGTGGGGGATTATATGATGGTAGTCAAGAACAATTATTTTTGGTTGAAACCAGAGTCTGAGGCTGGATTTATCGCGAATGGTGATATTATTGAAGTTTTAGAAATATATTCTATCAAGGAGCTGTACACATTTAAATTTGCAGAAGTGAGTGTTAAAATGGTTGATTATCCTAATCAGAAACCTTTTGATACCGTACTACTTTTAGATACTATTACTGCAGAAGCACCTTCATTGCCTTATGAAGATGGGAACAGGTTATACCAAGAAGTACTTTTAGATTATGAAAACGAAACTTCAAAATATAAAAAGTTTTTAGCGGTAAAGAATAATCCATTTTTTAATGCCTTACAAGTAAAATTCTCTTATGCTATTACCTGTCATAAATCTCAGGGAGGGCAGTGGGATACGGTATTCGTAGAACAACCCTACATGCCAAACGGTATGGATAAGGAAAATATGCGCTGGTTATATACCGCAGTTACAAGGGCAAAAAACAAGTTGTATTTGATCGGATTTAAGAAGGATTTTTTTCTTGATTCAGAATAG